The proteins below come from a single Streptomyces sp. B3I8 genomic window:
- a CDS encoding STM4012 family radical SAM protein produces MTTAPTTATTPAAVTPLPTLTPAADPSGPYQHYVYAYPHKSAYRRLPDRPTLTSLWAAEDKSALSLYLHIPFCEVRCGFCNLFTRIGAPDGLTGAYLDALERQATAVRDALGEGQDIRFATAAFGGGTPTFLTAPELERLCDIAESRMGARLDAIPLSVEASPATATADRLAVLADRGATRLSLGVQSFVEAEARAAVRPQRRADVEAALGRIRDARIPVLNIDLIYGIDGQTEDTWRHSLDAALAWEPEELYLYPLYVRPLTGLDRHRAASPGADPAWDAQRLRLYRTGRDHLLARGYTQQSMRMFRRADAPPQGADDYACQTDGMIGLGCGARSYTSALHYSFDYAVGMHAIRGIIDDYVATEDFTRAEVGHRMDAHEARRRHLLQSLLQAEGLAESDYRARFGQAPTDDFGTELDVLDDRGWLSAADGRLRLTPEGLAHSDAVGPLLFSPAVRAAMAAYERK; encoded by the coding sequence ATGACCACAGCCCCGACCACCGCGACCACACCGGCCGCCGTGACGCCGCTACCGACCCTCACCCCGGCCGCCGACCCGTCCGGCCCGTACCAGCACTACGTCTACGCCTACCCCCACAAGAGCGCCTACCGTCGGCTGCCCGACCGCCCGACGCTGACGTCCCTGTGGGCGGCGGAGGACAAGAGCGCCCTCTCCCTCTACCTGCACATCCCCTTCTGCGAAGTACGCTGCGGCTTCTGCAACCTCTTCACCCGCATCGGCGCCCCCGACGGCCTCACCGGCGCCTACCTCGACGCCCTGGAACGCCAGGCGACCGCCGTGCGCGACGCCCTCGGCGAGGGGCAGGACATCCGCTTCGCCACCGCCGCGTTCGGCGGCGGGACGCCCACCTTCCTGACCGCACCCGAGCTGGAACGGCTGTGCGACATCGCCGAGTCGCGCATGGGCGCCCGGCTGGACGCGATACCCCTCTCCGTCGAGGCGTCACCCGCCACGGCCACCGCCGACCGCCTCGCCGTCCTGGCCGACCGGGGCGCCACCCGGCTCAGCCTCGGCGTGCAGAGCTTCGTCGAGGCCGAGGCCCGCGCCGCCGTACGCCCCCAGCGCCGCGCGGACGTCGAAGCAGCCCTCGGCCGGATCCGCGACGCCCGCATCCCCGTGCTCAACATCGACCTGATCTACGGTATCGACGGCCAGACCGAGGACACCTGGCGCCACTCCCTGGACGCCGCCCTGGCCTGGGAACCCGAGGAGCTCTACCTCTACCCGCTCTACGTCCGCCCCCTCACCGGCCTCGACCGCCACCGCGCCGCCTCCCCGGGCGCCGACCCGGCCTGGGACGCGCAGCGGCTGCGCCTGTACCGCACGGGCCGCGACCACCTGCTCGCCCGCGGCTACACCCAGCAGTCCATGCGGATGTTCCGCCGCGCGGACGCCCCGCCCCAGGGCGCGGACGACTACGCCTGCCAGACCGACGGCATGATCGGCCTCGGCTGCGGCGCCCGCTCGTACACCTCCGCACTGCACTACTCCTTCGACTACGCCGTCGGCATGCACGCCATCCGCGGCATCATCGACGACTACGTCGCCACCGAGGACTTCACCCGTGCCGAGGTCGGCCACCGCATGGACGCCCACGAGGCCCGCCGCCGGCATCTCCTGCAGTCCCTGCTGCAGGCCGAGGGCCTGGCGGAGAGCGACTACCGCGCCCGGTTCGGACAGGCCCCCACCGACGACTTCGGCACGGAACTCGACGTCCTCGACGACCGCGGCTGGCTGTCGGCCGCCGACGGCCGGCTGCGCCTCACCCCCGAGGGGCTGGCCCACTCCGACGCCGTCGGACCGCTGCTGTTCTCCCCGGCCGTGCGCGCCGCCATGGCCGCGTACGAGAGGAAGTGA
- a CDS encoding STM4015 family protein, whose product MYDADEIETLYGLPAAQFPSPDEPLGDLPAADSVAWCVSSHVYEADEAWPRALARFCSAVDTTRVRALIVGAWTDMTEDDSSHVIEALVAERDRFPELRAIFLGDISMEQAEISWINQSDVSPLLAAFPALEEFGVRGGIGLEFTALRHENLRRLEVQTGGLPATVVRGIGASDLPALEHLDLWLGVANYGGDSEITDLEPLLSGARLPKLRHLALRNSEMQDEVAAAVAAAPVVAQLEVLDMSMGTLTDEGAAALLGGQPLTHLRKLDLYHNYLSEPLRERLREALEPAGVEVELERGDVYEDTNDDGTTWRYVAVDE is encoded by the coding sequence GTGTACGACGCCGACGAGATCGAGACGCTGTACGGCTTGCCCGCCGCGCAATTCCCGTCCCCCGACGAGCCCCTGGGCGACCTGCCCGCCGCCGACTCCGTCGCATGGTGCGTCAGCAGTCATGTCTACGAGGCCGACGAGGCATGGCCGAGGGCGCTCGCGCGGTTCTGCAGCGCCGTGGACACCACCCGGGTGCGGGCGCTGATCGTGGGCGCGTGGACGGACATGACCGAGGACGACTCGTCCCATGTCATCGAGGCGTTGGTGGCCGAGCGGGACCGCTTCCCGGAGCTGCGCGCGATCTTCCTCGGTGACATCTCGATGGAGCAGGCCGAGATATCGTGGATCAACCAGAGCGACGTGAGTCCGCTGCTCGCAGCCTTCCCGGCGCTGGAGGAATTCGGGGTGCGCGGCGGCATCGGACTGGAGTTCACCGCCCTGCGCCACGAGAACCTGCGCCGGCTGGAGGTGCAGACCGGCGGGCTGCCCGCCACGGTTGTGCGCGGCATCGGCGCCAGTGACCTGCCCGCGCTGGAACACCTCGACCTGTGGCTCGGCGTCGCCAACTACGGCGGCGACAGCGAGATCACGGACCTGGAACCCCTGCTGTCCGGCGCCCGGTTGCCGAAGCTGCGCCATCTCGCCCTGCGCAACAGCGAGATGCAGGACGAGGTGGCCGCGGCCGTCGCCGCCGCCCCCGTCGTGGCCCAGCTGGAGGTGCTGGACATGTCCATGGGCACGCTGACGGACGAGGGCGCCGCCGCGCTCCTCGGCGGACAGCCCCTGACCCACCTCCGCAAGCTGGACCTCTACCACAACTACCTCAGCGAGCCCCTGCGGGAGAGGCTCCGCGAGGCGCTGGAACCGGCGGGCGTGGAGGTCGAGCTGGAGCGTGGCGACGTCTACGAGGACACCAACGACGACGGCACGACGTGGCGCTACGTCGCCGTGGACGAATGA
- a CDS encoding STM4014 family protein, whose translation MSVPDAVGPRTPREALSAAPGAGTGAHAAPAVGPSDPSPAVPHAPRLAVVGNPDNRRVALFAQAVRAAGLPGPRVVPWIDVLREGGADFAPDETVRLDSPGEDPEIDRLLRDAGDPARVEGSARWYARFTAAVATLRGGVRLDDPDDLAVLFDKRRCHAVLDAAGVPVPASPTSGPDGAPVRGWDDVRSLMRAHRMPRLFVKLAHGSSASGVLAVETAGARIRATTSVERAPDGRLYNSLKVRRYESEQEIAAIVDTLAHDGLHLERWLPKASQQGRAADLRVVVVAGRATHAVVRTSRAPMTNLHLGGTRGDLDAAREAVERAGARWADVLQVCERAAACFPRTLCVGVDLLPATGWRRFVVGEVNAFGDLLPGLTGLPGSGAESADTYAAQVAAVLHGPGATGSHARPGPRHSRSGPADAPDHGSRLPRHPSHT comes from the coding sequence ATGAGCGTCCCCGACGCCGTCGGGCCGCGGACACCGCGCGAGGCGCTGTCCGCGGCCCCGGGCGCGGGGACGGGGGCGCACGCGGCCCCGGCCGTGGGTCCGTCGGACCCGTCGCCGGCCGTGCCGCACGCCCCGCGCCTGGCGGTGGTCGGCAACCCCGACAACCGTCGGGTGGCCCTGTTCGCCCAAGCGGTGCGCGCGGCCGGGCTGCCCGGCCCGCGCGTCGTGCCGTGGATCGACGTACTGCGCGAGGGGGGAGCGGACTTCGCCCCCGACGAGACGGTCCGGCTCGACTCGCCGGGCGAGGACCCGGAGATCGACCGCCTGCTGCGGGACGCCGGGGACCCCGCCCGGGTGGAGGGCTCGGCGCGCTGGTACGCGCGGTTCACGGCCGCGGTCGCCACACTGCGCGGCGGCGTCCGTCTGGACGACCCCGACGACCTCGCCGTGCTGTTCGACAAACGCCGCTGCCACGCCGTGCTCGACGCGGCCGGCGTGCCGGTACCCGCCTCGCCCACCTCGGGCCCGGACGGTGCGCCGGTACGCGGCTGGGACGACGTGCGGTCGCTGATGCGCGCACACCGGATGCCGCGGCTGTTCGTGAAGCTCGCGCACGGCTCGTCCGCCTCGGGGGTCCTGGCCGTCGAGACGGCCGGTGCCCGCATCCGGGCCACCACCTCGGTGGAACGCGCCCCGGACGGCCGGCTGTACAACTCGCTCAAGGTGCGCCGCTACGAGAGCGAACAGGAGATCGCCGCGATCGTCGACACCCTCGCCCACGATGGGCTGCACCTGGAACGCTGGCTGCCCAAGGCGTCCCAGCAGGGCCGCGCGGCCGACCTGCGGGTGGTCGTGGTGGCCGGCAGGGCCACCCACGCCGTGGTCCGCACCAGCCGTGCCCCGATGACCAACCTCCACCTCGGCGGCACGCGCGGCGATCTCGACGCGGCGCGTGAGGCCGTCGAGAGGGCGGGAGCACGCTGGGCGGACGTGCTCCAGGTGTGCGAGCGGGCCGCGGCCTGCTTCCCACGCACCCTGTGCGTCGGCGTGGACCTGCTGCCCGCCACCGGCTGGCGCAGGTTCGTCGTCGGCGAGGTCAACGCCTTCGGCGACCTGCTGCCCGGACTCACCGGACTGCCCGGCAGCGGCGCGGAGAGCGCCGACACGTACGCCGCACAGGTCGCGGCCGTCCTGCACGGCCCCGGCGCCACCGGTTCCCACGCCCGTCCCGGTCCGCGTCACAGCCGCTCCGGCCCGGCCGACGCCCCGGACCACGGCTCGCGGCTTCCGCGGCACCCGTCCCACACGTAA
- a CDS encoding DUF6745 domain-containing protein produces MSETGVIDGDGRTNLDGVSEAEGAVAGGPVVGAADGGSADADGLGPWRARARATAPADRTAAEAGIRAAYRQAGLPEPERFVWAGSPRAAVSLIRELPDRGTCVRDAVRDTPWSAERARLHAELGAAGWSEHWAATGGRLWESTQALVDRIRSGVLEEVAGGTTGAEATAVRLLLLDAVLGQHDAPWLAAFATDGGPVEALTEVCRSAGWWWPYSRVVVVSERPAALHQDEAGRLDNGEGPALAYPDGFALHAWRGMPVPADFLTELADLTPRRIHKEENAELRRVMLEFYGYDRYLKDSGAQPLHRDETGTLWRIDLVGDEPLVMVEVLNSTPEPDGTHRTYWLRVPPTTRTAKEGVAWTFGVTAEEYVPLQQT; encoded by the coding sequence ATGAGTGAGACGGGCGTGATCGACGGAGACGGCCGGACGAATCTCGACGGCGTGTCGGAGGCCGAAGGGGCGGTGGCCGGCGGACCGGTGGTGGGAGCGGCGGACGGTGGCTCCGCCGACGCGGACGGGCTGGGTCCGTGGCGTGCTCGGGCCCGGGCCACCGCCCCCGCCGACCGGACGGCGGCCGAGGCAGGCATCAGGGCGGCCTACCGGCAGGCCGGACTGCCCGAGCCCGAGCGCTTCGTGTGGGCGGGGTCTCCGCGCGCTGCCGTGTCCCTGATACGGGAACTGCCCGACCGGGGCACCTGTGTCCGCGACGCGGTCAGGGACACCCCCTGGTCCGCCGAACGTGCCCGACTGCACGCCGAGTTGGGCGCCGCCGGGTGGTCGGAGCACTGGGCGGCGACGGGCGGGCGACTGTGGGAGTCCACGCAGGCGCTGGTGGACCGGATCAGGAGTGGAGTGCTGGAGGAAGTGGCCGGCGGGACGACGGGGGCGGAGGCGACCGCCGTACGGCTGCTGCTCCTGGACGCGGTGCTCGGACAGCACGACGCACCGTGGCTCGCGGCGTTCGCCACGGACGGCGGTCCGGTCGAGGCACTGACCGAGGTGTGCCGCAGCGCCGGCTGGTGGTGGCCGTACTCCCGGGTCGTCGTGGTGTCGGAACGCCCCGCGGCGCTGCACCAGGACGAGGCGGGCCGGCTGGACAACGGGGAAGGGCCCGCGCTGGCCTACCCCGACGGCTTCGCTCTCCACGCCTGGCGCGGCATGCCGGTGCCGGCCGACTTCCTCACCGAGCTGGCCGACCTGACGCCGCGCCGGATCCACAAGGAGGAGAACGCCGAACTGCGCCGGGTCATGCTGGAGTTCTACGGGTACGACCGCTATCTGAAGGACTCCGGCGCCCAGCCCCTGCACCGCGACGAGACCGGCACCCTGTGGCGCATCGATCTCGTCGGCGACGAACCGCTCGTGATGGTCGAGGTGCTCAACTCCACCCCCGAACCGGACGGCACCCACCGCACGTACTGGCTGCGGGTCCCGCCGACGACGCGCACGGCGAAGGAGGGGGTGGCCTGGACGTTCGGCGTCACGGCCGAGGAGTACGTGCCGCTGCAGCAGACCTGA
- a CDS encoding STM4013/SEN3800 family hydrolase, translating into MNTVVGDHDILLVTLDTLRHDVAVELARQGRLPHLARHLPGGRWEERHAPGSFTYASHQAIFAGFLPTPAGPGPHPRLFAASFAGSESTAPGTFVYDTPDLVSGLAGAGYRTVCIGGVGFFNGQGPLGSVLPGLFQESHWEPEFGVTSPHSFENQIDRAERVIAELPAEQRLFLFVNVSALHQPNWFHLPGATREAGDTRQTHAAALEYVDRHIGRLFAAAASRRRCFAIVCSDHGTAYGDDGYTGHRLGHECVWTVPYAHFFLEPAEAHR; encoded by the coding sequence ATGAACACCGTCGTGGGTGACCACGACATCCTCCTGGTCACCCTCGACACACTGCGCCACGACGTGGCCGTCGAACTGGCGCGGCAGGGCCGTCTGCCCCACCTCGCCCGTCACCTTCCCGGCGGCCGCTGGGAGGAGCGGCACGCGCCCGGCAGCTTCACCTACGCCTCCCACCAGGCCATCTTCGCGGGCTTCCTGCCCACTCCGGCCGGGCCCGGCCCGCACCCGCGGCTGTTCGCGGCGAGCTTCGCGGGCAGCGAGAGCACCGCGCCCGGCACCTTCGTCTACGACACCCCCGACCTGGTCTCCGGACTCGCCGGGGCGGGTTACCGCACGGTGTGCATCGGCGGCGTGGGCTTCTTCAACGGACAGGGACCGCTCGGCTCCGTGCTTCCCGGCCTCTTCCAGGAGTCGCACTGGGAACCGGAGTTCGGCGTCACCTCGCCCCACTCCTTCGAGAACCAGATCGACCGGGCCGAGCGGGTGATCGCCGAACTCCCCGCCGAACAGCGGCTGTTCCTCTTCGTAAACGTCTCCGCGCTGCACCAGCCCAACTGGTTCCACCTGCCCGGCGCCACCCGCGAGGCCGGTGACACCCGGCAGACACACGCCGCCGCCCTGGAGTACGTCGACCGGCACATCGGCCGCCTGTTCGCGGCCGCCGCCTCCCGCCGCCGCTGCTTCGCCATCGTCTGCTCCGACCACGGCACCGCCTACGGCGACGACGGCTACACCGGTCACCGCCTCGGCCACGAGTGCGTGTGGACCGTGCCCTACGCCCACTTCTTCCTCGAACCCGCCGAGGCCCACCGATGA